One Microbacterium sp. zg-B96 genomic region harbors:
- the nrdI gene encoding class Ib ribonucleoside-diphosphate reductase assembly flavoprotein NrdI: MQATATHAPLLVYFSSLSGNTARFIEKLGLPAVRIPLHASDAAPAVDEPFVLVTPTYGGGQGRGEEKGAVPKQVIRFLNDENNRRLIRGVISAGNTNFGEAFCVAGDIISRKCNVPHLYRLELFGTPEDVDRIGEGLERWWKQH, translated from the coding sequence ATGCAGGCAACCGCGACGCACGCGCCGCTGCTGGTCTACTTCTCCAGCCTGTCCGGTAACACGGCGAGATTCATCGAGAAGCTCGGGCTGCCGGCCGTGCGCATTCCCCTGCACGCGTCCGACGCCGCCCCTGCGGTCGACGAGCCCTTCGTCCTGGTCACGCCCACGTACGGCGGCGGTCAGGGCAGGGGCGAGGAGAAGGGTGCCGTACCCAAGCAGGTGATCCGGTTTCTCAACGACGAGAACAACCGGCGCCTGATCCGCGGAGTCATCTCCGCGGGCAATACCAATTTCGGCGAGGCGTTCTGCGTCGCCGGAGACATCATCAGCCGCAAGTGCAACGTGCCGCACTTGTATCGGCTGGAACTGTTCGGCACGCCGGAAGACGTCGATCGCATAGGCGAAGGACTGGAGCGATGGTGGAAGCAGCACTGA
- the nrdH gene encoding glutaredoxin-like protein NrdH, with protein sequence MAITVYTKPSCVQCNATYRALDSKGIEYEVLDVSEDAAALEHVKSLGYLQAPVVVTDEDHWSGFRPDKIAELATRLA encoded by the coding sequence ATGGCGATCACGGTCTACACCAAGCCTTCCTGCGTGCAGTGCAACGCGACCTACCGGGCACTGGACTCGAAGGGCATCGAATACGAGGTCCTGGACGTCTCCGAAGACGCCGCGGCGCTCGAGCACGTCAAGTCGCTGGGCTACCTGCAGGCGCCGGTCGTCGTCACCGACGAGGACCACTGGTCGGGCTTCCGTCCCGACAAGATCGCCGAGCTCGCCACGCGCCTGGCCTGA
- a CDS encoding MFS transporter encodes MAGYRDLLRTPGVGRIMAAQLTARFPNGMTSLAILLHIEHVTGSYGAAGLVLAATSVGQAVAGPVTSRWMGAWGMRKVLILTTIICAAAISTLALVPMQVPGYMAVALLAGLSTPPVQPAVRTIYPKMVNSRQLTPLFSLDASLQEIIWIIAPVLITFIATQAGTVPALVCIVVILLAGCSWFIASPELGRVRIPRSRRRIGKVLTKPAVLLATATGFLLIGATAAVEAGVVATFDHGGLEAGLVLAVFSVGSLAGGLGFGHIPIGRWAMARRFAIVAAGLALTMVSLDIWWLGGSLLIAGVGIAPALAVMFAMTSASVKFSDTAESFGWVGTGQLIGSAAGSAVAGFLIDGIGPQGAFIAGAAFAVAGVLVSVLFVRGFPDLRGKDASPIPDTEPVSIVA; translated from the coding sequence GTGGCGGGATACCGGGATCTTCTGCGCACCCCAGGCGTGGGGCGCATCATGGCGGCGCAGCTGACGGCGCGCTTCCCCAACGGCATGACCAGCCTGGCGATCCTGCTGCATATCGAGCACGTCACCGGTTCCTACGGCGCTGCCGGCCTGGTGCTGGCCGCCACCTCGGTCGGCCAGGCCGTCGCCGGCCCGGTGACCAGCCGCTGGATGGGCGCCTGGGGCATGCGCAAGGTGCTGATCCTCACCACCATCATCTGCGCAGCGGCGATCTCCACGCTCGCTCTGGTCCCCATGCAGGTGCCCGGCTACATGGCCGTGGCCCTGCTCGCCGGCCTGTCCACACCCCCCGTGCAGCCGGCGGTGCGCACCATCTATCCCAAGATGGTCAACTCCCGCCAGCTCACACCGCTGTTCTCCCTCGACGCGTCGCTGCAGGAGATCATCTGGATCATCGCGCCGGTGCTCATCACCTTCATCGCCACGCAGGCGGGAACGGTGCCCGCGCTGGTGTGCATCGTCGTCATCCTGCTCGCCGGCTGCTCCTGGTTCATCGCCTCCCCCGAGCTCGGCCGGGTGCGCATCCCCCGCAGTCGCCGCCGGATCGGCAAGGTGCTGACCAAGCCGGCTGTGCTGCTGGCCACCGCCACCGGATTCCTCCTCATCGGCGCCACGGCAGCCGTGGAGGCCGGGGTCGTTGCCACCTTCGACCACGGCGGCCTCGAAGCCGGGCTCGTCCTGGCGGTGTTCTCGGTGGGCAGCCTCGCCGGCGGGCTCGGGTTCGGGCACATCCCCATCGGGCGCTGGGCGATGGCGCGCCGCTTCGCGATCGTCGCCGCAGGACTGGCGCTGACCATGGTGTCCCTGGACATCTGGTGGCTCGGCGGGTCGCTCCTCATCGCCGGCGTCGGCATCGCCCCGGCTTTGGCGGTCATGTTCGCGATGACCTCGGCGAGTGTGAAGTTCAGCGACACGGCCGAATCGTTCGGCTGGGTCGGCACCGGCCAGCTCATCGGCTCAGCCGCCGGCTCCGCCGTCGCCGGATTCCTCATCGACGGCATCGGCCCGCAGGGCGCGTTCATCGCCGGCGCCGCGTTCGCCGTCGCCGGCGTGCTGGTGTCGGTGCTGTTCGTGCGGGGCTTCCCAGACCTCCGCGGCAAGGACGCCAGCCCCATCCCCGACACCGAACCGGTGTCGATCGTCGCCTGA
- a CDS encoding pilus assembly protein CpaE: protein MISTDLARELRAAGLVWRPRSGDRFQLDEPEFDADVFTVSDMTIEPRMFPTGTLLAFNGTTEWALDSVALEDALWLPSEAQLREMLRGTFRALTRLPDTFQVEIEVAGARHTFRHPAPADAYARAVLFLLGRIA from the coding sequence GTGATCTCGACGGACCTGGCACGGGAGTTGCGCGCGGCGGGGCTGGTCTGGCGTCCGCGGTCCGGTGACCGCTTTCAGCTGGACGAGCCGGAGTTCGACGCGGATGTTTTCACCGTGAGCGACATGACGATCGAGCCGCGGATGTTTCCCACCGGGACGCTGCTGGCCTTCAACGGCACGACCGAGTGGGCGCTGGATTCGGTCGCGCTCGAGGATGCGCTGTGGTTGCCGTCCGAGGCGCAGCTGCGGGAGATGCTGCGGGGGACCTTCCGCGCGCTCACCCGCCTGCCGGACACGTTCCAGGTGGAGATAGAGGTCGCCGGGGCGCGCCACACGTTCCGGCATCCGGCCCCCGCCGACGCCTACGCGCGGGCCGTGCTGTTCCTGCTCGGCCGCATCGCCTGA
- a CDS encoding alpha/beta hydrolase, which produces MPAPVTLPRYAWGDPAASRRALLIHGLGSNGPLMWLYGTALADAGWHATAVDLRGHGTAPRALDYSIPAYAADVTATTPDHGGPWDLVIGHSLGGAAATVAAAAAPDWTRRLVLVDPGIQLAGRDRSIVRNSQARAFADPTAAAVRAEHPDWHPNDIELKALAARQASIWAVEQTSEQNAVWDVRDSAARLRVPTHIIASDPKVYSIFSGGLADEVLTNPQITMSVVTGAGHSPHRDQPADTVRHLMEALA; this is translated from the coding sequence ATGCCTGCCCCCGTCACCCTCCCCCGGTACGCGTGGGGCGATCCCGCCGCCTCCCGCCGCGCCCTGCTGATCCACGGCCTGGGCTCCAACGGGCCGCTGATGTGGCTGTACGGCACGGCGCTGGCCGATGCCGGCTGGCACGCGACCGCCGTCGACCTGCGCGGCCACGGCACCGCGCCGCGCGCGCTGGACTACTCCATCCCCGCCTACGCGGCGGACGTGACGGCGACGACGCCGGACCACGGCGGGCCGTGGGATCTCGTCATCGGCCACTCCCTCGGGGGTGCCGCGGCCACCGTCGCCGCCGCCGCCGCCCCCGACTGGACCAGGCGGCTGGTCCTCGTCGATCCCGGCATCCAACTTGCCGGCCGCGACCGCTCCATCGTGCGCAACAGCCAGGCGCGGGCGTTCGCCGATCCCACCGCGGCGGCAGTGCGTGCCGAACACCCCGACTGGCATCCGAACGACATCGAACTCAAGGCCCTCGCCGCCCGGCAGGCCAGCATCTGGGCGGTCGAGCAGACCAGCGAGCAGAACGCCGTCTGGGACGTCCGGGACTCGGCGGCCCGGCTGCGGGTGCCCACCCACATCATCGCCAGCGACCCGAAGGTGTACTCGATCTTCAGCGGCGGCCTCGCCGACGAAGTGCTCACCAACCCGCAGATCACGATGTCGGTCGTGACCGGCGCGGGTCATTCGCCGCACCGCGACCAGCCCGCCGACACGGTGCGACACCTGATGGAGGCTCTCGCATGA
- a CDS encoding acyl-CoA dehydrogenase family protein produces MTSFDPTTVLPDDLIERIRARAATHDRDNTFPEDDLADLTAAGYLGVLAPTELGGAGLGLREVSLLQQRLAGAAPATALAVNMHLVWTGVAKVLRDRGIHDLDHVLEGAVAGEVYAFGISEAGNDLVLFGSDTDAAPRPDGGYAFTGTKIFTSLAPVWTQLGLHGLDTTSPDAPKLVYAFVPRTEEQGGRVVTRDDWDTVGMRGTQSRTTELHGAVAPADRIARRIPPGPNPDPIVFGIFSVFELLLASVYTGIARRALDVAVETAGRRTSKKTGKTYSLDPDIRWRVADMALAYDALPPQLDALCRDVDELTDHGARWFSLLAGVKHRAVTAAKTIVDDAVLVAGGSSYFATAELGRLYRDVLAGLFHPSDPESAHSTVATAWLGPVEG; encoded by the coding sequence ATGACCTCGTTCGACCCGACCACGGTGCTGCCCGACGACCTGATCGAGCGCATCCGCGCCCGCGCCGCGACGCACGACCGCGACAACACCTTCCCGGAAGACGACCTCGCCGACCTCACCGCCGCCGGCTACCTCGGCGTCCTGGCTCCCACCGAACTCGGCGGGGCGGGCCTGGGCCTGCGCGAAGTTTCGCTGCTGCAGCAGCGTCTGGCCGGCGCCGCACCGGCCACCGCACTGGCCGTCAACATGCACCTGGTGTGGACGGGAGTGGCCAAGGTGCTGCGCGACCGCGGCATCCACGACCTCGATCACGTGCTCGAAGGCGCCGTCGCCGGCGAGGTGTACGCCTTCGGCATCAGCGAAGCCGGCAATGACCTGGTGCTGTTCGGCAGCGACACGGATGCCGCGCCGCGCCCCGACGGCGGATACGCCTTCACCGGGACGAAGATCTTCACCTCGCTCGCCCCGGTGTGGACCCAGCTGGGGCTGCATGGCCTGGACACCACCTCCCCCGACGCGCCGAAGCTCGTCTACGCGTTCGTGCCGCGCACCGAGGAGCAGGGCGGGCGCGTGGTCACCCGCGACGACTGGGACACCGTCGGCATGCGGGGCACACAGTCGCGCACGACCGAACTGCACGGCGCCGTCGCGCCCGCCGATCGCATCGCCCGCCGCATCCCGCCGGGGCCCAACCCCGACCCGATCGTCTTCGGGATCTTCAGCGTGTTCGAGCTGCTGCTGGCCTCCGTCTACACCGGCATCGCCCGTCGTGCGCTGGATGTCGCGGTGGAGACCGCGGGCCGGCGCACCTCGAAGAAGACCGGGAAGACCTACAGCCTGGACCCCGACATCCGCTGGCGCGTGGCCGACATGGCACTGGCCTACGACGCGCTGCCGCCGCAGCTGGACGCGCTGTGCCGCGACGTCGACGAACTCACCGACCACGGTGCGCGCTGGTTCTCGCTGCTGGCAGGCGTCAAGCACCGCGCCGTGACGGCGGCCAAGACCATCGTCGATGACGCCGTGCTGGTCGCCGGCGGGTCGTCGTACTTCGCGACGGCGGAACTGGGCCGGCTGTACCGCGACGTGCTGGCGGGACTGTTCCACCCCTCCGACCCGGAGTCGGCCCATTCCACCGTCGCGACCGCGTGGCTGGGGCCTGTCGAGGGCTGA
- a CDS encoding DUF445 domain-containing protein, whose amino-acid sequence MSPTPTALLSPADQERRRALRVMKNVALGALVFMAVVFAVSFPLQQEVPWLAYVRAAAEGGMVGALADWFAVTALFRHPLGIPIPHTAIIPSRKDEIGRTLGEFVETNFLSAEVVRTKLESMGVSRRLGEWLARPEHADRVADEGSAMVAGVLRALSDSDVQDLITDIAREHVIAPEWGPPLGGWLERLVDAGAHHGAVDLAADTIAAWLEVNRASFDGLVSRRLPSWVPSMAHRLIDDTLYKEAVTFVRAVQDDPGHPARRAVDQYLERLADNLQHDPATIGRFEDAKGGVFDSPRVRELAAEAWNTTKAGLLTSLADPTSALRQRATQALVDAGARLSTDPALQHRVDTWVTDGAVFLVDRYRHDIASIITETVEKWDPAETTEKIELMVGRDLQYIRLNGTIVGALAGLLIFTIAHALVG is encoded by the coding sequence ATGTCCCCCACCCCCACCGCGTTGCTGAGCCCGGCCGACCAGGAGCGGCGCCGCGCGCTGCGCGTGATGAAGAACGTGGCGCTGGGGGCGCTGGTGTTCATGGCCGTCGTGTTCGCGGTGTCGTTCCCGCTGCAGCAGGAAGTGCCGTGGCTGGCGTACGTTCGCGCCGCCGCGGAAGGCGGCATGGTCGGCGCGCTGGCCGACTGGTTCGCGGTGACGGCACTGTTCCGGCATCCGCTGGGCATCCCCATCCCGCACACCGCCATCATCCCCAGCCGCAAGGACGAGATCGGGCGCACGCTGGGCGAGTTCGTCGAGACGAACTTCCTCTCCGCCGAGGTCGTGCGCACCAAGCTCGAGTCGATGGGCGTGTCCCGGCGCCTGGGCGAATGGCTCGCCCGCCCCGAGCACGCCGATCGCGTCGCCGACGAGGGCTCGGCGATGGTCGCGGGTGTCCTGCGCGCGCTCAGCGACAGCGACGTGCAGGATCTGATCACCGACATCGCCCGCGAGCACGTGATCGCCCCGGAGTGGGGTCCGCCGCTGGGCGGCTGGCTCGAGCGACTGGTGGATGCCGGTGCGCATCACGGTGCCGTCGACCTCGCCGCCGACACCATCGCGGCCTGGCTCGAGGTCAACCGCGCCTCGTTCGACGGTCTCGTGTCCCGCCGCCTGCCGTCGTGGGTGCCGTCGATGGCACACCGTCTCATCGACGACACGCTCTACAAGGAGGCCGTCACCTTCGTCCGCGCCGTGCAGGACGACCCAGGCCACCCCGCCCGTCGCGCTGTCGACCAGTACTTGGAACGCCTCGCCGACAACCTGCAGCACGACCCGGCGACCATCGGCCGCTTCGAAGACGCCAAGGGCGGCGTGTTCGACTCGCCGCGGGTACGGGAGCTGGCCGCCGAAGCGTGGAACACCACCAAGGCGGGCCTGCTCACGTCGCTGGCCGATCCCACCAGCGCCCTGCGGCAGCGGGCCACGCAGGCCCTCGTGGATGCCGGCGCGCGCCTGTCCACCGACCCGGCGCTGCAGCACCGCGTCGACACCTGGGTGACCGACGGCGCGGTGTTCCTCGTCGACCGCTACCGCCACGACATCGCCTCGATCATCACCGAGACCGTGGAGAAGTGGGACCCGGCCGAGACGACGGAGAAGATCGAGCTCATGGTCGGCCGCGACCTGCAGTACATCCGCCTCAACGGAACCATCGTCGGGGCACTGGCCGGACTGCTCATCTTCACCATCGCGCACGCCCTCGTCGGCTAG
- a CDS encoding gamma-glutamylcyclotransferase, giving the protein MGETGELLFSYGSLGGGEIQLDTFGRVVHTEQDVLPGYVAEPRARADPLLAERIGPIAQRVLRETRDPRDKVIGRLLVLTAAELDAADELVTPLLRRMPVTLASGRVAWVYVAAGS; this is encoded by the coding sequence ATGGGAGAGACGGGCGAACTGCTGTTCAGCTACGGATCGCTCGGCGGCGGCGAGATTCAGCTCGACACATTCGGTCGCGTCGTGCACACCGAGCAGGACGTCCTGCCCGGCTACGTCGCCGAGCCCCGCGCGCGAGCGGACCCCCTGCTCGCCGAGCGCATCGGCCCCATCGCGCAGCGAGTGCTGCGGGAGACCCGCGACCCACGCGACAAGGTCATCGGCAGGCTGCTGGTGCTCACCGCAGCCGAACTGGACGCCGCGGACGAGCTGGTCACGCCGCTGCTGCGACGGATGCCCGTGACGCTGGCGAGCGGCCGCGTCGCCTGGGTGTACGTGGCGGCGGGATCATGA
- a CDS encoding histidine phosphatase family protein: MIRLGLVRHAKSDWGHPQLDDHDRPLNARGLRDAPVMAARLADSGFSPDVIVASTALRARTTAQFFGEQFAVQPRLLPELYGASADELLEVAARQGAASVLVVAHDPGMSALAGRLSDEIGHMPTCAVATFTWDQDDWDVATALAPDDWTFDTPR; this comes from the coding sequence ATGATCCGTCTCGGGTTGGTACGGCACGCCAAGAGCGACTGGGGTCACCCGCAGCTGGACGACCACGACCGGCCCCTGAACGCCCGCGGCCTGCGGGATGCGCCGGTCATGGCCGCGCGCCTGGCCGACAGCGGATTCTCCCCCGATGTGATCGTGGCCTCGACGGCGCTGCGGGCGCGGACGACGGCGCAGTTCTTCGGAGAGCAGTTCGCGGTGCAGCCCCGCCTGCTCCCGGAGCTGTACGGCGCCTCGGCCGACGAGTTGCTGGAGGTTGCGGCGCGGCAGGGCGCGGCATCCGTCCTCGTCGTCGCGCACGATCCGGGGATGAGCGCGCTGGCGGGGCGGCTGAGCGACGAGATCGGGCACATGCCCACCTGCGCGGTGGCGACCTTTACGTGGGACCAGGACGACTGGGACGTCGCCACGGCGCTCGCGCCCGACGACTGGACATTCGACACTCCCCGCTGA
- a CDS encoding 2,3-butanediol dehydrogenase: MRAARFHQKEDLRVEQVDEPTPGPGEVKLRNAYSGICGSDLHVYYTPEAAGVDLEHAHPLTGAKPPQILGHEFAGTVVELGEGVEGISVGDRAAVWPVYYCGECPACRKGMYNICQKIGFHGLTSHGGGMAEFTTVPASMLHVLPDSVDLRMGALVEPMAVAWHAVAQVEVPAGGTALIAGAGPIGIGVWFALRARGVERVLVSEPSAERRAIVEALGATTVDPVEGDLAAAVAELTGGDGVDVAFDAAGVGAAITSGVTSLTPGGRLVVVAVHERPMEFLPTQLVMSETGIVGSLAYLPADFDAVIAAMADGAYDTTGWVEEVDLADVVDAFQRLRSGAGAKILVRASAS, translated from the coding sequence ATGCGCGCTGCACGCTTCCACCAGAAAGAGGATCTTCGAGTCGAGCAGGTCGACGAACCGACTCCGGGGCCCGGGGAGGTCAAGCTGCGCAACGCCTATTCCGGCATCTGCGGCTCAGACCTGCACGTGTACTACACGCCGGAGGCGGCGGGGGTCGACCTGGAGCATGCCCACCCGCTCACCGGCGCCAAGCCGCCGCAGATCCTCGGGCACGAGTTCGCCGGCACCGTCGTGGAGCTCGGCGAGGGCGTCGAAGGGATCTCCGTCGGTGACCGCGCCGCGGTGTGGCCGGTGTACTACTGCGGGGAGTGTCCCGCGTGCCGCAAGGGCATGTACAACATCTGCCAGAAGATCGGCTTCCACGGCCTGACCTCGCACGGCGGCGGGATGGCGGAGTTCACCACCGTCCCCGCCTCCATGCTGCACGTGCTGCCCGACAGCGTCGATCTGCGCATGGGCGCTCTCGTCGAGCCGATGGCCGTCGCGTGGCACGCCGTCGCGCAGGTCGAGGTGCCCGCGGGCGGCACGGCCCTGATCGCCGGGGCAGGACCTATCGGCATCGGCGTCTGGTTCGCGCTGCGGGCGCGGGGCGTGGAACGCGTGCTCGTCTCGGAGCCCAGCGCCGAGCGTCGGGCGATCGTCGAGGCGCTGGGGGCGACGACCGTCGACCCCGTCGAAGGCGACCTCGCCGCCGCGGTGGCCGAACTCACCGGCGGCGATGGGGTGGACGTCGCCTTCGACGCCGCCGGAGTCGGTGCGGCGATCACCTCCGGGGTGACGAGCCTGACGCCCGGCGGCCGGCTCGTCGTGGTAGCGGTGCACGAACGGCCGATGGAATTCCTGCCGACGCAGCTCGTGATGTCCGAGACCGGAATCGTGGGGAGCCTGGCATACCTGCCGGCGGACTTCGACGCCGTCATCGCGGCGATGGCCGACGGTGCCTACGACACCACCGGCTGGGTGGAGGAGGTCGACCTGGCAGATGTGGTCGACGCGTTCCAGCGGCTGCGCTCCGGTGCCGGCGCGAAGATCCTGGTGCGCGCCTCGGCATCCTGA
- a CDS encoding SDR family NAD(P)-dependent oxidoreductase: protein MPRTIVITGASDGIGAAAAGQLHDAGERVVVVGRDPGKTRAVAEPIGAPWHIADFSDLAQVRQLAADLLETYPRIDVLANNAGGIFGERTLTGDGFEITFQVNHLAPFLLTALLHPRLVESGASVIQTSSVAARRFARFDIDDLQAQRHYSASAAYGNAKLANVLFTKELQRRWGNEGVNAVAFHPGAVATSFAAASSGAWRFVYTNPVTKRLMTSAETGGSRLTWLALGTPGVDWQPGQYYERNRVARTSTLADDPMLGRALWERSAEMVGL from the coding sequence ATGCCACGCACGATCGTGATCACCGGTGCCAGCGACGGCATCGGCGCCGCCGCCGCCGGTCAGCTGCACGACGCGGGGGAACGGGTCGTCGTCGTCGGCCGCGACCCCGGCAAGACCCGCGCGGTCGCCGAGCCGATCGGGGCACCCTGGCACATCGCCGACTTCAGCGACCTGGCGCAGGTGCGCCAGCTGGCAGCCGACCTGCTGGAGACCTACCCGCGGATCGACGTGCTCGCCAACAACGCCGGCGGCATCTTCGGGGAGCGCACCCTCACCGGCGACGGGTTCGAGATCACCTTCCAGGTGAACCACCTCGCCCCGTTCCTGCTCACCGCGCTGCTGCACCCGCGGCTCGTCGAGAGCGGAGCATCGGTCATCCAGACCTCCAGTGTCGCGGCGCGGCGCTTCGCCCGTTTCGACATCGACGACCTGCAGGCGCAGCGCCACTACTCCGCCAGCGCGGCGTACGGCAACGCCAAGCTGGCCAACGTGCTGTTCACGAAGGAACTGCAGCGCCGGTGGGGGAACGAGGGTGTCAACGCCGTGGCGTTTCACCCCGGTGCCGTCGCGACGAGCTTCGCCGCGGCATCCTCCGGAGCGTGGCGCTTCGTCTACACCAACCCGGTCACCAAGCGCCTGATGACCTCGGCTGAAACCGGCGGCTCGCGCCTGACCTGGCTCGCCCTGGGCACCCCCGGGGTGGACTGGCAGCCGGGCCAGTACTACGAGCGCAACCGGGTCGCCCGCACGAGCACGCTCGCGGACGACCCGATGCTCGGCCGTGCGCTCTGGGAGCGCAGCGCCGAGATGGTCGGTCTCTGA
- a CDS encoding YbaK/EbsC family protein: MTSHLPIRSRLVHDALRAAGIPGDIVVLPDAAATAPLAAAALGVEVGAIANSLVFWSDGAPLLVMTSGAHRVDTAALAARLGREKIQRATPEQVRDATGQAIGGVAPTGHPAPLDTVVDEDLAGYAEIWAAGGTPHTVFPLTFHQLVALTGGRVTKVD; this comes from the coding sequence GTGACTTCGCACCTGCCGATTCGCAGCCGACTCGTCCACGATGCGCTGCGCGCCGCCGGCATCCCCGGCGACATCGTCGTGCTGCCGGATGCCGCTGCCACCGCCCCACTGGCTGCAGCCGCCCTGGGCGTCGAGGTCGGCGCCATCGCCAACAGCCTCGTGTTCTGGTCGGACGGCGCACCGCTGCTCGTGATGACCAGCGGCGCCCACCGGGTGGACACCGCCGCGCTCGCCGCCCGGCTGGGGCGGGAGAAGATCCAGCGCGCGACACCCGAACAGGTGAGGGATGCCACCGGTCAGGCGATCGGGGGCGTCGCGCCCACCGGGCACCCCGCACCGCTGGACACCGTCGTCGACGAAGACCTCGCCGGGTATGCGGAGATCTGGGCCGCCGGGGGCACGCCGCATACGGTGTTCCCGCTGACCTTCCACCAGCTCGTCGCCCTCACCGGCGGCCGAGTCACCAAAGTCGACTGA
- a CDS encoding type IV toxin-antitoxin system AbiEi family antitoxin domain-containing protein, with protein MLRKSDEPAQRVRVFGRGELLGSGYSPTGLTRAVRRGEVLRPRGGAYLAPGTAPDVIDAVRVGGRLACVSELARLGVFVRGSTALHLHLGHSASRLRDLPRHVRRHWRPLRRAPHPADATVDVFDALIQAIGCQAPRDAVATVDSALHLGYLREDDLDELFRFVDTKRRSLRRLVDGRSESGTETLVRLMLRALGAHVELQVVVTGVGRVDLVVDGWLVVECDSKAHHSDWESQRRDRRRDQALATVGYCVYRPIAEDILFRPELVVAALRGLLRRGQRGVRRPRR; from the coding sequence ATGCTCCGCAAATCCGACGAGCCCGCCCAGAGGGTGCGCGTGTTCGGGCGCGGCGAATTGTTGGGGAGCGGCTACTCGCCCACCGGCCTGACTCGCGCCGTTCGGCGGGGAGAGGTGCTTCGCCCGCGCGGCGGGGCATACCTCGCCCCGGGCACCGCGCCGGACGTCATCGATGCCGTACGGGTGGGCGGACGCCTTGCGTGCGTATCGGAACTCGCGCGCTTAGGGGTCTTCGTCCGGGGGAGCACTGCGCTGCACCTGCACCTGGGGCACAGTGCGTCACGGCTGCGGGACCTGCCGCGCCACGTGCGACGGCACTGGCGCCCGCTGCGGCGCGCCCCGCACCCGGCGGACGCGACGGTCGACGTCTTCGATGCGCTCATCCAGGCGATCGGATGCCAGGCTCCGCGCGACGCCGTGGCGACGGTCGACTCCGCACTTCACCTCGGCTATCTGCGCGAGGACGACCTCGACGAGCTCTTCCGGTTCGTGGACACCAAGCGCCGGTCGCTGCGGCGGCTGGTGGACGGGCGGAGCGAGTCAGGAACGGAGACGCTCGTGCGGCTCATGCTGCGCGCGCTCGGGGCCCACGTCGAGCTGCAGGTGGTCGTCACCGGAGTGGGGCGGGTGGACCTCGTGGTCGACGGGTGGCTCGTCGTCGAGTGCGACAGTAAGGCCCACCACTCCGACTGGGAGTCGCAACGGCGCGACCGTCGCCGCGACCAGGCGCTCGCCACTGTGGGGTACTGCGTATACCGGCCGATCGCCGAGGACATCCTCTTTCGGCCCGAGCTGGTGGTCGCCGCACTGCGCGGCCTGCTGCGCCGCGGGCAACGAGGGGTCAGGCGCCCCAGGCGATGA